A stretch of the bacterium genome encodes the following:
- a CDS encoding FapA family protein: MTEKKTHEVFSLPITESGGRLTMTVAPEVRSRYNFEDIKSNMLKAGVGNMDLQRIMEVIQRASSEPEDIGPVFTYFDKRKESVIEVTVSSNGAEAQIEVTDWDQSEITPDDLRFCLYKAGVVADIDEEKLHHIVRRRPVETATVVAKAVKPIDGENAKAEQVVNVMHKPQPKILPDGSVDLKSYDMLVPVEQDNILVRKIPATKGTAGSTVDGRVILPIPGKDISLSKGKGTYVSKDGLELRAATDGSVMMDNRGRLYVEKTYVVRGNLGYSTGNVNSAGDVKVKGDVLAGFSVEADGDIIVHGIVEGSRVVSRHGSVMVKGGIHGHQKEAHIEAKETVAARFIQQAIVTAGDTVMVSGHVLDSVVRAGNKVDVGSKNGHILNSLVQAGKEIIIRNMGSKRSNKTSAYIGDPKMSLKDITQQIKELDKTIAEKASEIDEYERNIQMLIGSSTYRRENELKVKNYVTIMVDLYEQQRAAEAKRAALKKNLRELLRGRITIIDTIYAGCVVSIANISSTLTESVKGVIFCIEDGELVTKALQETED; encoded by the coding sequence CTTCAGCGGATCATGGAGGTCATTCAGAGGGCGTCGAGCGAGCCAGAGGACATCGGGCCAGTTTTCACCTACTTCGACAAGCGGAAGGAGAGCGTCATTGAAGTAACGGTTTCCAGCAACGGGGCGGAGGCTCAAATTGAGGTAACTGACTGGGACCAATCGGAAATAACACCTGATGACCTTCGGTTTTGTCTGTACAAGGCAGGCGTTGTTGCGGACATCGACGAGGAGAAGCTACATCATATAGTGCGGAGGCGGCCGGTAGAGACTGCTACCGTGGTCGCGAAAGCTGTCAAGCCGATAGACGGAGAGAATGCGAAGGCCGAGCAAGTGGTGAATGTAATGCACAAGCCGCAGCCCAAGATACTCCCTGACGGCTCAGTCGATCTTAAATCTTATGACATGTTAGTGCCGGTCGAGCAGGACAATATCCTCGTCAGGAAGATACCGGCTACTAAGGGGACGGCGGGTTCCACCGTTGATGGTCGGGTGATATTGCCGATTCCAGGCAAAGACATAAGCCTCTCGAAAGGCAAAGGAACTTATGTCTCCAAGGATGGCCTGGAGCTTCGGGCGGCGACAGACGGCAGCGTGATGATGGACAACCGAGGGCGGCTTTATGTCGAGAAAACTTATGTCGTGCGCGGCAATCTGGGCTACTCCACAGGCAATGTAAACAGTGCGGGCGACGTCAAAGTGAAGGGCGACGTGTTGGCTGGGTTTTCAGTTGAGGCGGACGGCGACATCATTGTCCACGGGATAGTGGAGGGCTCGAGGGTTGTCTCAAGGCATGGCAGTGTCATGGTGAAGGGAGGAATCCATGGTCACCAGAAAGAGGCGCATATTGAGGCTAAAGAGACCGTGGCTGCGAGGTTTATTCAGCAGGCCATAGTTACAGCGGGGGACACGGTCATGGTCTCAGGACACGTGCTGGACAGCGTCGTCAGAGCTGGCAACAAAGTTGATGTTGGTTCCAAAAATGGACACATCCTAAACAGCCTAGTTCAGGCGGGCAAAGAGATCATCATCAGGAATATGGGCAGCAAGAGGTCCAACAAAACAAGCGCCTATATCGGAGACCCGAAGATGAGCCTTAAAGACATCACTCAGCAGATCAAGGAGCTCGACAAGACCATCGCCGAGAAGGCGAGCGAGATCGACGAATACGAGCGCAACATCCAGATGCTCATCGGCTCGTCCACGTATCGTCGGGAGAATGAACTCAAGGTCAAGAACTACGTTACGATCATGGTCGATCTGTATGAACAGCAGCGCGCTGCTGAGGCCAAACGTGCTGCGTTGAAAAAGAATCTCCGCGAGCTTCTCCGGGGCCGAATAACCATCATCGACACAATATATGCCGGATGCGTAGTCTCAATCGCCAACATTTCCAGCACTCTCACCGAATCGGTGAAGGGCGTCATTTTCTGCATAGAAGACGGGGAGCTTGTCACTAAAGCCTTGCAGGAGACGGAGGATTAG
- a CDS encoding PQQ-binding-like beta-propeller repeat protein: protein MRGREEGLASEMPTCDGVPSLTLQERWVYSSAILLNALSVAVTGHVAAADGDRTLCCIAPEGKLVFTKRFEDRIRTFRLSRDGAYLFVSLFNNTSFLLDSAGETLWEIGHSNVISASDIRISDGAVIVGGPSQAVCVFNRDGRQVSSLEIGAPIEFIQVSADESSVLVGNFNAFIGVVDDGLEALWLRRLGTLCGVGRFSSCGQWIILPAYGMGAYLFDSRGQDVRAFKPRRPVRFAACVDECKVVALGTIDGELYLLGRDGGTQVRFELSCRPSSWAIDAGSRLIAIADSLGSVRCYELISGDSSRFWFLEHSHNGAETSEKRPLYVFKLFRQATSRRGAQVRVLPGGKHTLCATSEGQILSIDWKGQRSQVASLGTTIFSLQLASRSYCFAATTEDQLYAFAHDQLKWHRRIGTAMLAINALGNHFATMDVAGNIYVFDSHGELIRTWTKSSDARYFLISPSGEDMVVVEARRAVVVDFKGRAVFCVEFSPGARLGTDDQSVYVGDSRGAVTAFDLAGQRLWAANIGEPVARLRPFEDGLFCTTTSQSAFMIGNDGEIAWRKTLASKSSVVARNQKREFIEVFRQQKALICLRLGGELLWKADLSGTHRSLSVDASGEFVSAFDGLSIWLFAVSDLEPSEPDRFDFLEL from the coding sequence GTGAGGGGCAGAGAAGAGGGTCTTGCCTCGGAAATGCCCACGTGTGATGGTGTCCCTTCGCTGACACTTCAAGAGAGATGGGTCTATTCGTCTGCCATCCTCCTGAACGCTTTGAGCGTCGCGGTTACTGGGCATGTTGCAGCTGCTGATGGCGATCGGACGCTTTGCTGCATTGCTCCTGAGGGCAAGCTTGTCTTCACCAAGCGGTTTGAGGATAGAATCCGCACCTTCAGGCTCTCCCGGGATGGCGCATATCTCTTCGTATCGCTGTTCAACAACACCTCTTTTCTTCTGGACTCAGCGGGAGAGACACTATGGGAGATAGGGCATTCTAATGTCATCTCAGCATCCGACATCCGCATTTCCGACGGCGCCGTCATCGTTGGCGGGCCCTCCCAGGCCGTCTGCGTTTTCAACCGAGATGGGAGGCAAGTCAGCTCGCTGGAGATTGGCGCTCCCATTGAGTTCATACAGGTTTCGGCGGACGAAAGTTCCGTCTTGGTCGGCAATTTCAACGCGTTCATTGGTGTGGTTGATGACGGGCTCGAGGCGCTGTGGCTGCGAAGGTTAGGGACCTTATGCGGCGTGGGGCGATTCAGCTCGTGCGGCCAGTGGATAATACTGCCGGCTTACGGAATGGGAGCTTACCTGTTCGACAGCCGGGGCCAGGACGTTCGTGCCTTCAAGCCAAGGCGCCCGGTGAGATTTGCCGCATGTGTTGATGAGTGCAAGGTAGTAGCCTTGGGCACAATCGACGGCGAGCTATACCTGCTTGGCCGAGATGGTGGCACGCAGGTCAGATTCGAGCTGTCATGCCGGCCCAGCAGCTGGGCAATCGACGCTGGCAGCCGCCTGATCGCGATCGCAGATAGTTTGGGGTCTGTTCGCTGCTACGAGCTTATCTCTGGCGACAGCTCGCGCTTCTGGTTCCTTGAGCATTCCCATAACGGGGCCGAAACTTCCGAGAAGCGGCCGCTTTACGTTTTTAAGCTCTTCCGGCAAGCAACCAGCCGCCGAGGTGCACAGGTCAGGGTGCTCCCTGGCGGCAAGCACACCCTCTGTGCTACGTCCGAGGGCCAGATTCTCTCTATCGACTGGAAAGGACAGAGAAGCCAGGTAGCGTCCCTCGGCACAACGATTTTCTCCCTCCAGCTTGCCTCGCGGTCATACTGCTTTGCTGCGACCACTGAAGACCAGCTCTACGCCTTCGCCCACGATCAGCTTAAGTGGCATAGGCGTATCGGGACAGCGATGCTGGCGATCAACGCGCTCGGAAACCACTTCGCAACGATGGATGTCGCCGGAAACATCTACGTTTTTGACAGTCATGGCGAGCTGATCAGGACCTGGACGAAATCCTCGGACGCTCGCTACTTCCTCATCTCCCCATCCGGCGAGGACATGGTCGTGGTTGAGGCGCGTCGGGCGGTGGTCGTTGATTTCAAGGGAAGGGCTGTCTTCTGCGTTGAGTTCAGTCCGGGCGCGCGCCTTGGGACCGACGATCAGTCCGTTTATGTTGGTGATTCTCGTGGCGCTGTCACGGCGTTTGATCTCGCTGGTCAGAGGTTGTGGGCTGCCAATATCGGCGAGCCGGTGGCCAGGTTGCGGCCTTTTGAGGATGGTCTTTTCTGTACAACGACCTCGCAGTCAGCGTTTATGATAGGAAACGACGGAGAGATAGCGTGGAGGAAGACACTTGCCAGCAAGAGCTCCGTCGTGGCCAGAAATCAAAAGAGGGAGTTTATCGAGGTGTTCCGACAGCAGAAGGCGCTGATCTGCCTGAGGCTCGGCGGCGAGCTCCTATGGAAGGCTGACCTTTCGGGAACACATCGGTCGCTGTCGGTCGATGCATCGGGGGAGTTTGTGAGCGCGTTTGACGGCCTTTCAATCTGGCTGTTTGCGGTTTCCGACCTCGAGCCAAGCGAGCCGGACAGGTTCGATTTTCTCGAGCTGTGA